In Methanobacterium sp. Maddingley MBC34, the DNA window CCGTATAACTCAGCAGCCCGTCTGGTTCCAATGGCCGCTGCTTTCATATCACCCAGTATCATCTCAGCAGCTGCAGCAGTGCTACGTGTGGCCTGGGTTCGTACCCCCATCTTCTCCAGGAACATTCGGCACTGGGAGAGTGGCTGGTAATGAGAATAAACCAATTCAACATCATCTAATTCAGCATCATTATTTATGAGGAGGTTGTGATTTATGGGAAGGATTATCTCCTGTTTAATTTTCAGGATGTACTGATGAGCCAGGAGATCCAGGGTGACTCCCACCGATCCTTCTATGGAGTTTTCTATGGGCACCACTCCCCGGTCAACTTCACCAGTGTGCACTGCTTCAAATACTTCTGGTATGGTGTCGTAGGGTACCAGTTCCCCCTCCAGATGGGATGCTGCTTCTTCAGTGAAGGTTCCTGCTGGTCCGAAATATCCTATTTTCATAATTTTACCTTATCATTAAATGGTACCTAAATCCTTGCTGGTTAATAGAAAGGGTTAATATTCTAAGTTTTAGTCTTAAAAGTTTTAGTCTTAATATTATAAGATTAATCTTCATATTTTAAGATTAGTAATAAAAATTAGTTTGGTTAAGTTATTAAAATTAGTTTTAATATTATCTGTTTTATTTTTTTATTAATGATTCACCTTATTTGAATCCATCTTCAAAGTTATCAAACACACTAATTTAATACAACCCACCATCAAGGTAGTTGTTGATCCGGTCATTAGTGGACTGATGTATCCTTCTAATGACTGCTTTGCCGTTTTTTATCTCAGCCAGTGTGGCCATGACCTTTAAATCACGGAGGTGGCGGATGAATTCATCGGCTTCTTCCTGACTATCCACTTCTATCATCAGATCCTCGGCTGCTAATTCACCCTGCTCTACCTTAGCAATGGTTTCCAGCATGGGGTAGAGTATGGATTCACCCATCCGCAGGGCTCTTTCCCGGAGCTGGTCTGTGGATTCTCCTGTTTCATGGGACTGGAATCCTTCCCTGATGATCCTGCTAAACAGAAATGCCTGGGCCAGGTCAAAGGGGAAACTCAGGGCATATTCCAGTTCTGCTGCCTGGGCCTGGGATGAGGTGTACTTTAAGGGTTCAAGTTGCATCTGGGGGTCCTTCATCACCACTCCCTCCCGATCATTTTTCCCTAATTCCCTCACAATACCCAGGATCTTCTGAGGGGCATCTTCCACTGGGAACACTCCCAGAAGTCTCACTGGTTCCAATTGGTAATCTGCCAGTAGTTCCCTTTTAACCATTAATGGTAGTGGTGTGTTGGTGAGTTTTTCCCGCAGGTCGAATATGCGGAATCCCAGTTTCCCCACCTCAGGGTAGTAGTGGGAAACGTAAGGGTTTAAGGTGCCAACCATCTCACCACAGATAACCATCTGAGGATAGTCCTGGAAGAACTCATCCAGGTCCAGTATCTGGCTGGCTTTACGGCTGGTGTAGGGGCAGATGTAACCACCACGGGTGAAGGCAACTACCTTCCCATCAACCCACGCTATACGAACGTTGTATCCGTTCATTTTCTCCTCCACCGCCACTTCCCGAGGGAAGTGTTTTTCCAGTGCAGGGTGTAGCATCAGGGTCCTTCTTATCTTGGGAAACCCCCTAATAACTTCAATTTCCTCCCCTTTTATAACCATGGTCCCGGCTTCAACTGGTCCCAATCCTTTCCGGAACTGGATGGCAACCAGGCCATGTTTCTGGTATTTTTTTACCATACCCTTCTGGTAAGCTTCCTCCAGTTTCGTGGAAGGCACATCCAGGAGGCGAGAAACTTCCTCATCAGTTACCAGGGGCGGGGTGCTTTTTTCTCTCATGGAATACAGTTTAGAGTTGATTGTTTGGTTAAAGTGAATGCTCTCTCTTTATTTGAGTATAATTATTTTTGAGTAGTAATATGGTGGTTATAGTGAATATTCTCTATCTTTAGTGAGTATAATCATTTTTGAATGGGAATATTTAGTTAAAGTGAATACTCTCTATCTTTATTGAGTATGAATATTTTTGAGTTGAATATTTGGTTAACGTGAATATTTTTTCTCTTTTTAGAATATTTATTGGGGAATGTTTAAAAAAAGGTTAAAAATAGGAGGACTTCCTTAAATCCTCCTAATTATTATGGATTTCCTTAGTCTTTTTCCAGTTCCACTATCAGTTTCAGGAAGTCGGTTTTGGTGATTATTCCAGTCATTCCATCTTCATCCACCACTGGCAGTCCACTGAAGTTTTCATCCAGCAGGATCTGTGCTGCCTCGGATATGGTTGTTTCTGGAGTGATGGTTTTCACGTTCTGGATCATAACATCCTCCACCAGAAGGTTACGTATCCTGGCGGGTTTGTACTTGTCTGGAACTACTTTTCTAAAGGACATCATGGCCAGGGCTATATCTTTAGCAGTAATCATTCCCTGGAGCTCGCCATCCTCCATTACTGGGAGTCGGCTAATACCTTCATCGATGATGAGTCTCCTGGCGTGTACCAGCCTGTCCTGAAGTCCGACTGTAGTGACATTGGTCCTCATTCTGTCTTTTACTGTGATTTCAGTGAAGGGTCTGCCCTGGCAGGTGTGCAGGAAGTCAGTTTTGGTGATCATCCCTATGATCTGGTTGCCATCCATGACAGTAAGGCCTCCGATTCCATTTTCCAGCATGAGCTGGGCAGCATCTCCCAGTGTCTGGTTGCCTTCAGCAGTTAATGGTTGATGTGTCATTACTGTGGAGACATGGAAGTGGGAGGGTGCCAGATTGCCGTATTTGGATGATCCCAGACGGAGAGCTATGTCTTTCTCGGTTATGATACCTACCAGTTCTTTCTGATGGTCCTGGTTGGTGTTTATAACCGGTAACCTGGATACTTTATTTTTTTTCATTAATTTCAATGCATCATGGATGTTCTGGTCTTTGTCCACCACAACTGCATCTTTGGCCATTATATCTTTCACATGCATCTTGGATTCCCCCGGTATTTTACTGGATTCCCCGGATTATATCCGTTTTTGTGATTATTCCCACCAGTTCATTGTCACTGACCACTGGAATTCCACTAACATCTTTTTTAGCCATAATATCAGCGGCACTGGCGGCATCTTCATTTTTTTCGATTTTTATAAGGTGGTTGGTCATGAGATCTCCTGCTGTGACCATGGAAACCTCTCGAACATTTCTCTTCTCCTGACCCTCAATGTTACGCAGGAATGCTATTTTTTCCACACTCACTCCTGTTTCAGGGTCTTCCACATTGGCAAAGGATATATTGGAAGAAGTTATGATTCCCACTGGCTCATTATCTCTCACCACTATGACTTTACCAATTTTTTGATCTTCCATTACCCCGATAACATGGCCAATGCTATGGTTTTCATTGACGGTTATCACTTCACTGGTCATGAGCTGAGATACTTTCCATTTGCCCGTGTATTTCTGGCGGTAGAATTCCATGAGGTCACTTTTGGTTATGATCCCCACCACTTCATCTCCATCCACAACAGGAACAGAGCTGATGTCATTTTTGATCATGAGCTCCACTGCCTCCTGAACCTCCCGGAAGGGGGTGATGGTCAATGGGTTGGGTGTCATGACCCTACGGATGCTGATTTTATCAATGGTTCTTCTTTTCCATTTTGGTCCGTGGGACCTCATTTTTCGGGTTAAGTCTTTTTCAGTTAGGATGCCCACTGGTTTACCTTCCTGGTCAACCACCAAAATACGGCTGTAGCCGTGTTTGAGCATGAGGTTTCGGGCATGGCTTACTTGTTCGTTTTCCCCTGCTAATATTACTTCCTCGTTCATTACATCCTCGATTTTCATCATGCAACTCGCCCCTAAAAAATTTTAAAAAACCGTGTTAGGAACTCACGGCTCTTAATATATCACTTTCAGTTATTATTCCCCGTAGTTCTCCATTTTGCACTACAGGAAGTCCACCTATGCCTTTTTCTTCCATGATAACACATACATCTCCCAGATGTGCAGTGGCAGTGGCCATGATCACCTCAGATTCCATGATCTCGGTGATGGTGGTGTTGAGGATCGCCTCGGCACTGTTGGTTATCATGTGTTCAAAGGCACTGTTTTTACCTAAAAATTCCAGGATGTCGGTGGCGGTGACAATTCCCACGATCTTCTCATCCTCAGGGTGGGGTGTCTTGCGGTCTTCACCCACAACAGGGATCCTGCGAAGTTTGTTGCGGACCATTATCTTTGATGCACCTTCAATACGGGTCCCGGGGGTGGTGGTTATTACACTATTGTGCATGTAGTCTTCCACTTTTTCATCGGTGAGTACCCCTGCCATTAAGAGTACAAAGTCTCTTTCAGATACTATACCTGCTATTTTATGGTTGCTGTCCACTATTGGAAGGGCACCCACTCCTTTAGCTGTCATTTTAGTTACAGCAGTGGTTATGGAGTCCTTGGTGTTGATGGTTTCCACCTCACGGGTCATGATCATCTTCACTGACTCGTTGATGGCTGCAGGGAAGTTGTCCTGATGTTTTTCTTCCAGGATCTTGTACTTGTCCCCACCTCCTAAAAAGTCCAGAATGTCCATGGAGGTAACTATTCCCAGAAGCTTCTCACTCCCTGGATCAGTTATGGGAAGTCGTCTGAACTTGTTTTTTACCATTATTTCAGCCGCTTCTTTTATGGTGGCTGTTTGAGGTGCGGTAACCACCTTTTTCGTTGCTATGCTCATCACGTCTCCCTCATGCTGGGATTCGTGGGTTTCAAATTCCAATGAACCACGGTCCATTGATTTTACCCTGTTTATGGTTTGTCTTTTTCTCATCTATACACCTCTAATATTAGAGATAACATTGAATCCATCTTTAAGCCTTTAATTCATGCTTAAAGATAACCTTGAATTCAGATATAACCTTGAATAAATCCTTAAAGATAACCTTTAATTCATCCTTAGATTTAACCGTGAATAAAGCCTTGAATTCATATTTATAGATAGAATTATGGATAGAACGAATTCTGAATTTATCAAAAATAACAAAATTTCTTAAAAATAGTTTAGCACCCAAGTTAGGGGATTTTATAGGTAATGGTCGGGACATCATCTGATATAGGACCATAAAATATCTTCCCTTGAAACTATACCAACAAGATTGGCTTCTTTAGCTCTTCGGGGTTCTCTTTTAACGTATACTGGATTTTCAACCACGGGTATTCTCCCAATATCGTACTCCAGTATTATTTCCCCAGCCTCACGGGTTAAGGTACTGGGGGTTGCCACCACAGGGGGCGTTTTCATGACCTTCTCCACCATAATGGTACCACGTCCTTCATGGGAATCTGACTCAAATCCCATCCGGGCATGGCCTGATTTGATGATGTCCATTCTGGTGACGATTCCTATGAGTTTATTTTTCTTCATCACTGGAAGTCCGGAAAAGCCGTATTCATCCATTCGTTTCCAGACATGTGAGATCAGGTCATCGTAATTACAGGTAACCACGTTGGGAGTGATTAATCCCTGCAGGGTTTCAGAATCGGGTTTTAGTCCGTTGTAGAGAAATTTCCTTAAAATATCAGCTACAGTTATTATTCCCACCAGTTGCATGCTGTCTGCTGACTCCACTACCGGAGCATAAACAGTACCCGCTTTCATTATCTCCCTGGCAAGTTGGAGTAAATCCATATCGGGCGTGGCTATCACCCGGGGTTTTTCCATGATTCCCCTGGCATCTATGTTGGATTTGGTGGAGGATATGTTCATCATATCTCCACGGGTTATAGCACCTTCTAAGCGGTTCTCGGATACTACGAGAATGGTACGGAATCCTTCTTCACGGAAGATGGACCTTACCATGGTGGCATGTGTATCCACAGATACGGTGACAGGATCCGGGGTCATTACTTTTTCCACCGGGTTCAAACTATTCACCTTCTATATCTTCTTTACACTCCTCACAAACGTACTTTCCATCCACTTCATCCAGATAATCCAGGTAATTTCCACATACTTCACAGGTTCCAGGTACTGATTTCTCATTGTCAGAGTAATCTATCTGGTTGGTCATCTTGGCAGTTTCAATCAAGATTTCAGTGAGTTCTGGTGAAACTGTCATCACATCAGTGGAGGTTAATATACCAACAAGAACTCCATTATTCACCACTGGCAGTCTTCTTATCTTGTTTTTTGCCATGGTTCTTGCTGCTTCGTTGAGGTCGCTTCCAGGATGGATTTTTATGAGATCTTGGGTCATGACCTCGGCCACAGTTATCTGGCTGGCCTGGATATCCATGGATACAACCTTGGTTATAATGTCGCTTTCGGTAATCAGTCCTTCTGGTTCTGAATTACTCTTGATGATGAGGCTTCCAATGCCCTTCTGGCTCATTATAGCCGCAGCTTGGGCAATGTTGGTTTCGGGGTCTACAGTTATCACACTTGATGTCATGGCGTCGTGCACAGTCACTTGGGTATCCATTTCCATCTTATATACCTCCTATCTTAGGTTAAGAAGTTTATGAACCTGGGGTATGGTTAACACGTCGAGATATTCTCCTGCTTTCTCGGAAATTTCTAGTAGTTTGTGAGTTTTCCCAGCCCAAAGTTCCAGGGGACTGACCGGCTGAACAACCAGGGATATTTTACCGGTATCAGGGATTTCTTCCCTTATTCTGGCTGCTATACAGGCCACTGTGTCCGTTGTTGTGGAGGGCTGTACTACTAACTTACAGTAACTATTTATCCCCTTTTTTATTAATAGCTTTATGGATTTTATCTCCTGATCCATGAGATCATCCCAGTTGGAAACTGCCTCATGCTCCGGGAGTTTCACATCCATGGAAACATAGTCCACTAATTCTGTTAATTTGGCCAGTTCATCTGGTAGGGAACCATTAGTTTCCACCAGAGCTGGTAAAGGGTATTTTTCCAGGAAATCTTTGATAAAATCAGCGTGTATTAATGGTTCTCCCCCTGTAAATGAAACCGAGTGAAAATCAGGGGTTATGAGTTCATCAATTTTCTCGTATAATGTGTCTATGTCACATTCCTCACCATAACCAGGATCACGGCTTAAGGGAGTGTCACAGTAGTTGCAGTTAAGGTTGCACCCGGTGAACCTTACAAAGACCTGTCTTCGGCCTATAAGTTTTCCTTCACCTTGTATACTTGAGAAAATCTCTGAAATTCGTGTTTTGATTTCAAATCCCCCATTACTCTGCGGTTTTGGTGGAATAAGCACCCTGACCTATTCCTTCGTTCACGCATATTTCCACACTTTTAATATCCCCCTCATTCTGGAGTGCCTGAAATAGTTTATCTGCCAGGTACTCTGCCAAATCTTCAGCAGAGGTGGAGGGCAGTGGCAGGAGACAACAGTCTTCCCGGGGGATTTTATACTCTTTATTGGCTATGGAGAACTCTACCGGGTCTTTGCTTTTAAAATCAAGTTCCTTGCTTTCTTCAGGTATGAGGAGTTTGTGATCCAGTTCTTTGCACATTTTCCTTACCAATGCCTTGACTGTTTTAAAGTCAGCCACGAATCCAAACTGGCCACCACGTTCTCCTTCCACAATCACATCCACGTGGTAAGAGTGGCCGTGTATTCCTCCACAGAATTCATGGCAGGGGATCATGTGGGCGGATGCAAATCTCAAGTTAGCGTGTATCCCATTGATGACTATTTTCATTTAAAAACCTCCCAATAAGTTTTAATGATTTAATAAGTTTTTAATAGCTGTAAATTTAATTCCATCCAATTATTGTAAATTTAATTCCTAAAGTATTGTAAATTTAATTCCGTCCAATTAGTTTATTACACCAGATTATGAGATATGACCGAGAATAAATCCCTAAAATACTCTGGTCTTGGCAATGTCCTCTTCAATATCAGAAATTTCCATTACATACCTTGCAGAAATCTTTTTTGCGAGTTCTGTGATATCTTCACGGGTTAAAGGAGGCGTAAACTCAGTCAAACCAGTGGTTTTAACATCCTCTGGTGTTCCCTGACTGGTCAGGTTCATGGCAAAGTGGATCTTCATGCTACTAATTGAACAGGTGGCAATGGATACACTGAGTTTACCATCATCAACGTAGATATCATCACCCTTACGAAGGGATTTTATACCAAGTTCCCCTAGTAAATCCTTTACAATCATCACCAGAATCCTTTGCCGGTGGTAACAGAGTCGCATGTCTGCAGGTTGTGCGTCAAAGTGTTCGATTATGAAGTGGACCATCTCTTGTGATTTTATCTCTAATCCCACATCTTCATAATCAATTAACTCATCTGAGTGGATGTCCATGGGACCGATCCAGGTCACGATACTGGAACCCTTTATTCCCAGGGCCTGGAATGCCCACATTGGATTTATTTGACTTCCATCGTATAGCATACCAGGTTCGAGTGTTTTTTGCTTCATGATAATCCGGCCCTTATTTTGAGTTTGACTATTATTATTAGTATGGTTATAATTTTTTCAAACAGGGTTATAATAATGTTATAGAATTAGAGTTGATCATTAATGAGTCTGTCCATTAATTCAAGCCTACTTGGGGAAAACATTAAGTTCACGGTAACCTGTTTCGGAGTCAAATACTCGCTTAAATGCCATGTCTGGGCATGAAATACAGATTTCAACAGTAGTGTGGACTGGACAACCAGTCATCAGGTGCCCTCCCATGACATTGCCCTGGCTATCAGCCACTGCCAGGTGCAGGTGAATCCCGTTGGTGGCTATGGTCCCTGTGGCAGAAACGATCTCCAATGGCCCCTTAATAGTCTTTTTATTCCCATTAGCCGTCCTTAAAACTGCCTCATCCAGACTACCCACCAAGCACAGAATTACACCCGATTTTAACCCATATTTATCCCTTATTTCTTCCAGTGACTTCTTGAGGTCCTGGCCTGGCACCAATCTTTTTACTATCATATTTAATAATATGCCCTGCATTAAATTAATTCATGCGAGCCCGAGTCCGAGACTTTATCTACACCAAGGATGATCTTTTCTTGGCCACCACCACTTACCTGCACCCCCATGACAGAATACAATCGTTTCTACGTTACATTCCGGATCCAAAGGGGGAAAGATCCCTTAATGACTCCCGGTACACCAAAGTAGACTCCCAGCAGGCTTATGATTTTTTAAATGAACATTATCCTGATTATCTTTTTGACTGCGGAGTTACACAGGTTAAAATGATGGGTGCACCCATCAAAAGAGTAGAAAAGATACTGAGTCCAGTTGATCGCCTTGAAGAGATAATGAAACAACCTTCACCCAATGAACTTCTATCAAAAGTGATTAAAGTTGCAGATATCTTCAGGGAAGAGGCTGATATCAATCAAAGCCATCTGGGCATCTCTGGATCCATATTACCCAATTTATACGACCCCCTGGTTTCAGATATCGATTTCGTTGTTTACGGTCTTAAAAACCACCAAAAGGCAATGGAAACCTTTGAATCCATGAAAAATGATGCTAAAAGTCCCCTTAAATCTATCAAGGATGGTTACTGGGCTAAGCTCTATGCAAAGAGGATCAAAGATTCTACCTTAAGTTACGATGAGTTCAGGTGGTATGAGGATCGTAAGAATAATAGAGGAGTGGTAGACGGGACCCTCTTCGACATTCTGGCCACCAGAGAATGGGATGAAATCACCGGAACCTTTGGTGATGAAACTTACCAACCCTGCGGAACCATTGAAATCGAGGCAACGGTTTCTGATGCTCTGGCAGCATTTGACAACCCCGCAGTTTACCAGGTGGAAGACGTTAAGATACTGGACGGTCCTGATGTCTATTTAAAGGAGGTGGCATCCTACACCCACACCTATTCTGGTCAGGCCCGAGAAGGTGAACGGATAGTTGCCCGGGGTAAATTGGAAAAGGTCATTGGTAAAAAAACCTATTATCGTCTCATCGTAGGGACAACCAGAGAATCATTTGGTGAGTACGTTAAATTAAAGGATTTGAAATTAAACTCGTAGTATCATGAAAAATTAAAAAAGTCTAAAAAAAGATTTGGAATGATTTAAATGGATGAAACAGTACATATTGGACTTATAGGCTTTGGAACCATCGGAAGTGGCGTTGTAGCCACTTTAAACCAAAACATCCAATTATTAGAAAGTAAAGTTAATAAAAAGGTTAATCTCAAACGTATAGTGGATCTGGACATAACCACCGACCGTGGAGTGGAAGTCAACCCAGGAGTACTCTCCACCAATGTGGATGATATTCTGGAAGATGAGGAGATCGATATTGTTATTGAACTGGTTGGTGGCTACCAGCCCGCTCTGAATTTCATTTTAAAGGCCATGGAAAATGGTAAACACGTGGTAACCGCTAACAAAGCACTTTTAGCCAAGCACTGGCAGGAAATTATGGAAAGCGCCCAGAATAATGGTGTTCGAATCTCATTTGAGGCCAGTGTCGGCGGAGGTATTCCATTACTGGCACCACTCAATGATGGGCTGGCAGCCAATAACATAGAAACCATTTACGGCATAATAAACGGAACTGCCAATTACATACTTACCAAAATGGATGCAGAAGGTCTTGATTTTGATACAGTTCTAAAAGAAGCCCAGGAGATGGGTTACGCTGAAGCAGATCCCACTTTCGACATTGAAGGACATGACACTGCTCAGAAGCTCATAATACTTGGGATACTGGGCTTTGGAATTTACGTTGAACAGGAGAAGTTCCATGTGGAGGGTATAACCAGGATCACCCCTGATGATATCCGTTTTGCCAGGGAAGAACTGGAAAGTGTGATTAAACTACTGGCCATTGCCCAGATAGTAGATGGTGAGCTGGAGATGAGGGTGCATCCCACTCTGGTCCCTGAAACCCATTTATTGGCATCAGTTAATGATGTCTTTAACGCGGTGTACCTGGTGGGTGATGTGGTGGGCCCAGTGCTCATGTACGGGGCAGGTGCAGGTATGATGCCCACTGCCAGTGCAGTGGTGGCAGATTGCATCGATATAATACAGGATATGGAAAGACCAGTGGCTTACGGGCCAAAAGAAACCAGGGTAGAAAGGATTAAGGATATTTCAGATGTCGAGTCCAAATATTACCTGAGAATAACTGCACTGGATGAACCAGGAGTCTTACACTCCATATCTGGTGTTCTGAGTGATCTGGATATAAGTATTGAATCGGTGAGTCAGAGGAAAGCAGATGAAGGGGAAGCTGTGCCTATATTCATGGTAACCCACCGTGCCCTGGAGAAAAATGTGCAGGAAGCCCTGAAACTCATTGAACAAATGGATTTTGTGAAGGAAAAAACTGTTCTTATCAGGTTACTGTAGATACTTAATTAAACATCTAAGATCGCCAAATAAAGAATAAAGATGGATTTAGAATAAAGAATGATTCTATTGGGATAGTTTCTATTCAATAAATTGGGATAGTTTCCATTCGATGGTTTAACCCTTATACCATGAGTATAAGGGGATTTTTTAATTTTTATAGTATTTTTATAGTTATGTTTTTAATTTAAATGGTAATTGGTTTTGTATTTTTTTAGAAGCGTGCAACGAATAAAAATAGAAATTAAAAATAAATTGATTTAAGAACTAAAATATCATGACCGAATCATGGTCAGGATCATTTTGTATTGCTCCAGGGCATGGAGGGCATGTGGTTCGTCCGCCGGCATAATGATCATGTCCCCCCTCTGGAGAGTGTTCTTTTTACCGGAAATAGTTATTTCTGCCTTCCCATCAATTATCTGGACCATTGCATCGAATGGTGCGGTGTGTTCGCTTAATCCCTCTCCTTTATCAAAGGCAAATATGGTGACGGTTCCAGTTTCTTTGCGAATTATCTCCCGACTTACAACTGCCCCTTCCTGATAATCAAGCAAATCTTCCACATTAATAACCACAGATTTCAGTTCATCATTCATTTTACATGCACCTTCCATTTTAGTTTTTAGAGTATTAGCTTTAAACCATATAAATGTCGAATAGGCTTTAGCTTCATTGAATAGACTTTAACCCATTGAAAATAATATTCAGAGTTCACATGAGGATTTAACCTTCTTCCATGAATTCAATTAACTGTTGCATGTAACCGAAGAAGTTTAAAAGGGAATCTATGTAATCCCTGGCATCATCCACATCGTTTACATCAT includes these proteins:
- a CDS encoding CBS domain-containing protein (PFAM: CBS domain); the protein is MNPVEKVMTPDPVTVSVDTHATMVRSIFREEGFRTILVVSENRLEGAITRGDMMNISSTKSNIDARGIMEKPRVIATPDMDLLQLAREIMKAGTVYAPVVESADSMQLVGIITVADILRKFLYNGLKPDSETLQGLITPNVVTCNYDDLISHVWKRMDEYGFSGLPVMKKNKLIGIVTRMDIIKSGHARMGFESDSHEGRGTIMVEKVMKTPPVVATPSTLTREAGEIILEYDIGRIPVVENPVYVKREPRRAKEANLVGIVSREDILWSYIR
- a CDS encoding organic radical activating enzyme (PFAM: Radical SAM superfamily) produces the protein MLIPPKPQSNGGFEIKTRISEIFSSIQGEGKLIGRRQVFVRFTGCNLNCNYCDTPLSRDPGYGEECDIDTLYEKIDELITPDFHSVSFTGGEPLIHADFIKDFLEKYPLPALVETNGSLPDELAKLTELVDYVSMDVKLPEHEAVSNWDDLMDQEIKSIKLLIKKGINSYCKLVVQPSTTTDTVACIAARIREEIPDTGKISLVVQPVSPLELWAGKTHKLLEISEKAGEYLDVLTIPQVHKLLNLR
- a CDS encoding putative transcriptional regulator, C-terminal CBS domain containing protein (PFAM: CBS domain) — protein: MEMDTQVTVHDAMTSSVITVDPETNIAQAAAIMSQKGIGSLIIKSNSEPEGLITESDIITKVVSMDIQASQITVAEVMTQDLIKIHPGSDLNEAARTMAKNKIRRLPVVNNGVLVGILTSTDVMTVSPELTEILIETAKMTNQIDYSDNEKSVPGTCEVCGNYLDYLDEVDGKYVCEECKEDIEGE
- a CDS encoding putative transcriptional regulator, C-terminal CBS domain containing protein (PFAM: CBS domain); the encoded protein is MMKIEDVMNEEVILAGENEQVSHARNLMLKHGYSRILVVDQEGKPVGILTEKDLTRKMRSHGPKWKRRTIDKISIRRVMTPNPLTITPFREVQEAVELMIKNDISSVPVVDGDEVVGIITKSDLMEFYRQKYTGKWKVSQLMTSEVITVNENHSIGHVIGVMEDQKIGKVIVVRDNEPVGIITSSNISFANVEDPETGVSVEKIAFLRNIEGQEKRNVREVSMVTAGDLMTNHLIKIEKNEDAASAADIMAKKDVSGIPVVSDNELVGIITKTDIIRGIQ
- a CDS encoding putative DNA-binding protein (PFAM: Domain of unknown function (DUF296)), whose protein sequence is MIVKRLVPGQDLKKSLEEIRDKYGLKSGVILCLVGSLDEAVLRTANGNKKTIKGPLEIVSATGTIATNGIHLHLAVADSQGNVMGGHLMTGCPVHTTVEICISCPDMAFKRVFDSETGYRELNVFPK
- a CDS encoding hypothetical protein (PFAM: Domain of unknown function (DUF366)); the protein is MKQKTLEPGMLYDGSQINPMWAFQALGIKGSSIVTWIGPMDIHSDELIDYEDVGLEIKSQEMVHFIIEHFDAQPADMRLCYHRQRILVMIVKDLLGELGIKSLRKGDDIYVDDGKLSVSIATCSISSMKIHFAMNLTSQGTPEDVKTTGLTEFTPPLTREDITELAKKISARYVMEISDIEEDIAKTRVF
- a CDS encoding CBS-domain-containing membrane protein (PFAM: CBS domain), yielding MHVKDIMAKDAVVVDKDQNIHDALKLMKKNKVSRLPVINTNQDHQKELVGIITEKDIALRLGSSKYGNLAPSHFHVSTVMTHQPLTAEGNQTLGDAAQLMLENGIGGLTVMDGNQIIGMITKTDFLHTCQGRPFTEITVKDRMRTNVTTVGLQDRLVHARRLIIDEGISRLPVMEDGELQGMITAKDIALAMMSFRKVVPDKYKPARIRNLLVEDVMIQNVKTITPETTISEAAQILLDENFSGLPVVDEDGMTGIITKTDFLKLIVELEKD
- a CDS encoding 6-pyruvoyl-tetrahydropterin synthase (PFAM: 6-pyruvoyl tetrahydropterin synthase~TIGRFAM: 6-pyruvoyl tetrahydropterin synthase/QueD family protein) produces the protein MKIVINGIHANLRFASAHMIPCHEFCGGIHGHSYHVDVIVEGERGGQFGFVADFKTVKALVRKMCKELDHKLLIPEESKELDFKSKDPVEFSIANKEYKIPREDCCLLPLPSTSAEDLAEYLADKLFQALQNEGDIKSVEICVNEGIGQGAYSTKTAE
- a CDS encoding CBS-domain-containing membrane protein (PFAM: CBS domain); protein product: MRKRQTINRVKSMDRGSLEFETHESQHEGDVMSIATKKVVTAPQTATIKEAAEIMVKNKFRRLPITDPGSEKLLGIVTSMDILDFLGGGDKYKILEEKHQDNFPAAINESVKMIMTREVETINTKDSITTAVTKMTAKGVGALPIVDSNHKIAGIVSERDFVLLMAGVLTDEKVEDYMHNSVITTTPGTRIEGASKIMVRNKLRRIPVVGEDRKTPHPEDEKIVGIVTATDILEFLGKNSAFEHMITNSAEAILNTTITEIMESEVIMATATAHLGDVCVIMEEKGIGGLPVVQNGELRGIITESDILRAVSS
- a CDS encoding RNA ligase, Pab1020 family (PFAM: ATP dependent DNA ligase domain~TIGRFAM: RNA ligase, Pab1020 family) gives rise to the protein MREKSTPPLVTDEEVSRLLDVPSTKLEEAYQKGMVKKYQKHGLVAIQFRKGLGPVEAGTMVIKGEEIEVIRGFPKIRRTLMLHPALEKHFPREVAVEEKMNGYNVRIAWVDGKVVAFTRGGYICPYTSRKASQILDLDEFFQDYPQMVICGEMVGTLNPYVSHYYPEVGKLGFRIFDLREKLTNTPLPLMVKRELLADYQLEPVRLLGVFPVEDAPQKILGIVRELGKNDREGVVMKDPQMQLEPLKYTSSQAQAAELEYALSFPFDLAQAFLFSRIIREGFQSHETGESTDQLRERALRMGESILYPMLETIAKVEQGELAAEDLMIEVDSQEEADEFIRHLRDLKVMATLAEIKNGKAVIRRIHQSTNDRINNYLDGGLY
- a CDS encoding prephenate dehydratase (PFAM: Prephenate dehydratase; ACT domain) yields the protein MKIGYFGPAGTFTEEAASHLEGELVPYDTIPEVFEAVHTGEVDRGVVPIENSIEGSVGVTLDLLAHQYILKIKQEIILPINHNLLINNDAELDDVELVYSHYQPLSQCRMFLEKMGVRTQATRSTAAAAEMILGDMKAAAIGTRRAAELYGLKIAAEDIQDHENNMTRFVVIHQEDHASTGKDKTSVVLCLSKDRPGGLYDILGEFASENINLTKIESRPSKEKLGSYIFFVDMEGHHRDIKIMNVINRIQSKVGYIKILGSYPQEGDD